One segment of Brassica napus cultivar Da-Ae chromosome C3, Da-Ae, whole genome shotgun sequence DNA contains the following:
- the LOC106389072 gene encoding alpha-L-arabinofuranosidase 1, which translates to MDTKSLKLLRSVCILSFLLGSCFLYQSLHVVVAAQEQQDTQPSVTLQVNASNVAGRLIPDTLFGIFFEEINHAGAGGLWAELVSNRGFEAGGQNTPSNIWPWSIVGDQSSIYVVTDRSSPFERNKIALRMDVICDSSGCPSGGVGVYNPGYWGMNIEEGKKYKVAFYVRSSDDIDLSVSLTSSDGTLTLASEKFIASTSDVSKWTKKEVMLEAKGTDHAARLQLTTTKKGSLWIDQVSAMPVDTYKGHGFRNDLYQMMADIKPRFIRFPGGCFVEGEWLSNAFRWKETVGPWEERPGHFGDVWKYWTDDGLGHFEFFQLAEDIGAAPIWVFNNGISHNDEVETASIMPFVQEALDGIEFARGDANSTWGSVRASMGRQEPFELKYVAIGNEDCGKTYYRGNYIVFYDAIKKAYPDIKIISNCDGSSSPLDHPADYYDFHIYTSASSLFSMYHQFDGTSRKGPKAFVSEYAVTGKDAGTGSLLAALAEAAFLIGLEKNSDIVEMASYAPLFVNTNDRRWNPDAIVFNSSHLYGTPSYWVQRFFAESSGSTLLSSELKGNSSSLVASVISWKNSSQDYIRIKAVNFGDNSVNLKVLVTGLDPNVMKVSGSKRTVLTSTNVMDENSFTQPEKVVPQESLLEMAEEDFTVVLPPHSFSSFDLLKESAKIRKPVSDSSYQKTSTM; encoded by the exons ATGGATACGAAGTCTTTGAAGCTTCTCAGAAGTGTTTGCATACTTTCTTTCCTCCTCGGCTCTTGCTTTCTCTATCAAAGccttcatgttgttgttgctgctcaAGAACAACAAGATACACAACCATCCGTGACTTTGCAAGTTAATGCTTCTAATGTAGCTGGACGACTCATTCCTGATACTCTATTTGGCATTTTCTTCGAG GAGATAAACCATGCTGGTGCTGGTGGATTATGGGCTGAACTTGTTAGCAACAGAG GGTTTGAAGCTGGTGGGCAGAACACACCGTCTAACATATGGCCTTGGTCCATTGTTGGTGATCAGTCATCTATATATGTAGTTACGGACCGTTCATCACCCTTTGAACGTAACAAAATCGCTTTGAGAATGGATGTGATCTGTGATAGCAGTGGTTGTCCCTCAGGTGGTGTTGGAGTCTATAACCCTGGTTACTGGGGCATG AATATTGAAGAAGGAAAGAAGTATAAGGTGGCGTTTTATGTGCGTTCGAGTGATGATATTGATCTGTCTGTGTCGTTGACAAGCTCTGATGGAACGTTGACTCTTGCTTCTGAAAAGTTCAT AGCGTCTACTTCTGATGTTTCGAAGTGGACTAAGAAGGAGGTTATGCTGGAGGCGAAAGGGACAGATCATGCTGCAAGGCTTCAGTTAACAACAACCAAGAAAGGGTCATTATGGATTGACCAAGTCTCTGCCATGCCGGTTGATACTTACAAG GGACATGGCTTTAGAAACGATCTTTACCAAATGATGGCTGATATAAAACCTCGCTTCATCCGTTTCCCAG GTGGTTGTTTTGTTGAGGGTGAATGGTTAAGTAATGCATTCCGCTGGAAAGAAACGGTTGGTCCTTGGGAAGAGAGACCAGGACACTTTGGTGATGTTTGGAAGTATTGGACTGATGATGGCCTTGGCCACTTTGAGTTCTTTCAA TTGGCAGAAGACATTGGAGCAGCCCCAATATGGGTGTTTAACAACG GGATCAGTCACAATGATGAAGTTGAAACTGCCAGTATCATGCCCTTTGTCCAGGAAGCACTTGATGGTATAGAGTTTGCTAGGGGAGACGCTAACTCTACATGGGGGTCGGTTCGAGCTTCAATGGGACGCCAGGAGCCTTTTGAACTGAAGTATGTTGCTATTGGGAATGAGGATTGTGGAAAGACTTACTACAGAG GGAACTATATTGTGTTCTATGATGCTATCAAAAAGGCCTATCCAGATATCAAAATCATCTCCAACTGTGATGGATCATCTAGTCCTCTTGACCATCCTGCTGATTACTATGAttttcat ATATACACTTCTGCTAGCAGTTTGTTTTCAATGTATCATCAGTTTGACGGAACTTCACGCAAGGGTCCAAAG GCTTTTGTCAGTGAATATGCTGTGACTGGAAAAGATGCTGGTACAGGAAGCCTTCTCGCCGCTCTTGCTGAAGCTGCGTTTCTCATTGGTCTTGAAAAAAACAG TGACATTGTGGAAATGGCGAGCTATGCACCGCTCTTTGTGAACACAAACGATAGACG GTGGAACCCTGATGCAATAGTCTTTAATTCATCTCATTTATATGGGACTCCTAGCTATTGGGTCCAACGGTTCTTTGCGGAGTCAAGCGGATCAACTCTTCTCAGTTCGGAACTCAAGGGaaactcttcttctcttgtAGCATCTGTGATCTCATGGAAAAACAGTAGCCAAGATTACATACGCATAAAG GCTGTAAACTTTGGAGATAACTCAGTGAACCTGAAGGTGTTGGTCACTGGATTGGATCCGAACGTGATGAAAGTTTCAGGATCAAAAAGGACAGTACTCACATCTACAAATGTGATGGATGAAAACTCCTTCACACAGCCAGAGAAG GTTGTGCCACAAGAAAGCTTGCTAGAGATGGCTGAGGAGGATTTTACCGTTGTTCTCCCGCCACACTCGTTCTCTTCATTTGATTTGTTGAAGGAATCTGCAAAGATTAGAAAGCCAGTTTCTGATTCTTCCTATCAGAAAACCTCAACTATGTGA